The nucleotide sequence tgcgaaagtgagatctgatagagataataagataagataaatatttttgggtatttttatgatatagattggaaagtaaaagatgcaaataaaagtagatagaaaacttgtatgataaaagatagacccgggggccataggtttcactagtggcttctctcaagatagcataagtattactatgggtgaacaaattactgtcgagcaattgatagaaaagcacatagttatgagattatctaggcatgatcatgtatataggcatcacgtccgtgacaagtagaccgaaacgattctgcatctactactattactccacacatcggccgactcctgcctgcatctagagtattaagttcatgaagaacagagtaacgcattaagaaagatgacatgatgtagagagataaactcatgcaataagatataaaccccatctttttatccttgatggcaacaatacaatacgtgccttgctgcccctgctatcactgggaaaggacaccacaagattgaacccaaagctaagcacttctcccattgcaagaaagatcaatctagtaggccaaaccaaactgataattcgaagagacttgcaaagataacataatcacacataaaagaattcagaggagattcaaatatttctcatagataaacttgatcataaatccacaattcatcggatctcgacaaacacaccgcaaaaagagttacatctaatagatttccaagaagtcgaggagaactttgtattgagattcaaagagagataagaagccatctagctaataactatggacccgaaggtctgtggtaaactactcccaactcatcggagaggccttggagatgatgtagaggccctccatggtcgattccccctccgtcggagcgctggcgaaggctccaagatgggatcttgcggatacagaaggttgcggcggtggaaatagtttttcgtggcgctcctggatgttttcggggtacgtggatatatataggaggaagaagtaggtcagtggagcaacgaggggcccacaagggtggggggcgtgcccacccccagggggcgcgccgggcaccctcgtggctgcctcgttcgttgcttgacgtccactccaagttccgtggattgcgtttgttccaaaaagatcgctcccgaaggtttcattccatttggactccgtttgatattccttttcttcgaaacactgaaataggcaaaaaaacagcaactcgggctgggcctccggttagtaggttagtcccaaaaatgatataaaagtgtaaactaaagcccataaacatccaaaacgggcaatataatagcatggaacaataaaaaattatagatacgttgaagacgtatcaagcatccccaagcttaattcctgctcatccttgagtaggtaaatgataaaaacagaatttttgatgtggaatgctacctagcataattctcaatgtaattttctttattatggcatgaatgttcagatccaaatgattcaaaataaaagttcatattgacataagaaatagtaatatttcaagcatactaactaagcaatcatgtcttctcaaaataacatggcattagaaggttcatccctacaaaatcatatagttaggctatgtttcattttcatcacacaaaatactcccatcaagaacaaccccggtttcagccaagcaattggttcatactttttaatgcgcttcagcctttttcaactctcacacaatacatgagcgtgagccatggatatagcactataggtggaatagaatatgatgatggaggttatgtggagaagacaaaaagagataAAGTCTCATagtgacgaggataatcaatgggctatggagatgcccatcaattgatgtcaacatgaggagtagggattgccatgcaagggatgcactagagctataaatgtatgaaagctcaacaaaagaaactaagtgggtgtgcgtccaacttacttgctcacgaagacctagggcattttgaggaagcccatcgtaggaatatacaaaccgagttccataatgaaaaatccccaccagtatatgatagtgacaacataaaagactttatatatgaagaacatggtgctactttgaagcacaagtgtggaaaaggatagtaacattgcccctttttttattttctttttctttttcttttttgggcctttctttttttggcatttttttctttggcctttttttatttggggacaatgctctaataatgatgatcatcacacttctatttatttacaactcatgaattacaactcaaaactagaacaagatatgactctatatgaatgcctccgacagtgtaccgggatgggcaatgaatcaagagtgacatgtatgaaaaattatgcatggtggctttgccacaaatatgatgtcaactacatgatcatgcaaggcaatatgacaatgatgatgcgtgtcatgataaacggaatagtggaaagttgcatggcaatatatctcggaatggctatggaaatgtcataataggtaggtatggtggatgttttgaggaagatataaggaggtttatgtgtgatagagcgtatcgtatcacggggtttggatgcaccggcgaagtttgcaccaactctcaaggtgagaaagggcaatgcacggtaccaaagaggctagcaatgatggaaaggtaaaagtgtgtataatccatcgactcacattagtcataaagaaatcatatacttattgcaaaagttttattagccctcgaagcaaagtactactacgcatgctcctaggggggaggttggtaggagttaaccatcgcgcgcccccgacctccactcaagggaaggcaatcaaaagagcaccctatgcaataaatttgttacacaacttttaccatacgtgcatgctacgggacttgccaacaccaacacaagtattctttaaattcacaattacccaagtagcatgactctaatatcaccacctctatatctcaaaacaattatcaagtatcaaattgatcatagcatccaattcactccctatgatagtttttattatacccaacttggatgcccatcattctaggaccaattttataaccatagaaaataccatgctgttctaagagactctaaaaataatataagtgaagcatgagagattaaaaaTTTCTagaaaatcaagccaccgccgtgctctaaaaagtacaagtgaaccactagagcaaaaactatctagctcaaaagatataagtgaagcacatagagtattctaataaattccaaatcaagtgggtttctcccaaaaggtgtgtacaacaaggatgattgtggtaaactaaaaagcaaagactaatatcatacaagatgctccaagcaaaacacatatcgtgtggcgaataaaaatatagctccaagtaaagttaccaatgaacgaagacgaaagaggggatgcctttcagggcatccccaagcttaggcttttggttatccttgaatatattggggtgccatgggcatccccaagcttaggctcttgccactcattattccatagtccatcaaatctttacccaaaacttgaaaacttcacaacataaaactcaacaggaaatctcataagctccgttagtgcaagaaagaaaaaccaccacataaggtactgtaatgaactcattatttatttatattggtgttaaacctactgtattccaacttctctatggttcatacccattgatactagccatagatgcatcaaaataagcaaacaacacacgaaaaacagactctatctaaaacagaacagtctgtagcaatctgtaacttttgaatacttctgaaactataaaactcctaccaaaataggaagtcctggaaaatttgtctattgatctgcagcaaaaagaatcaacacaaaataaggtttctgtgaattactagaattattttcgtgcgtacaaaagtttctgtttttcagccggatcaaattaactatcaccgtaatcctataggttctacttggcacaaacactaattaaaacatgaaaacacatctaaacagaagctagatgaaacatttattactaaacagaagcaaaaagcaagaaacaaaaataaaattgggttgcctcccaactagcgctatcgtttaccGCTCCTGGCTAAgcataaaagcgagaatatatctaagtagtgccatctttggcattcaattcattagtagctcgcatgatagattcataaggtaatttaactttctttcttggaaagtgttccatgtctttccttaatggaaattggaaacAATATGTGATAAACATGTTtggcatcattccacatcaaaaattctatttttatcatttacctactcgaggacgagtaggaattaagcttggggatgctgatacgtctccaacatatctataatttttgcttgttccatgctgttatattatcattcctgcatgttttacaatcattttatatcaactttatatcatttttgggactaacctattgacatagtgcccagtgtcaattgttgttttttgcttgttttttacttcgcagaatataagtaccaaacagagtccaaatgtagtgaaactttttggagaatttttatggaccagaagaagcaacatggcccaaagaagtaccagaggggtaccccgaggggggcacaacccaccagggcgcgccttggtggcctcccgtatcacctctttgctctataaataccccgaaaatccaaaaaccctaggggagtcgatgaaacacaattccagcagtcgcaagttccagaaccaccagatccaatctagacaccatcacggaggggttcatcatccccattggtgcctctccgatgatgcgtgagtagttcattgtagacctatgggtccgtaggcagtagttagatggcttctctctctctctctctctctctctctctctctccctccctccctccctccctcttttgattctcaatacaatggtctcttggagatctatttgatgtaactctttttgcggtgtgtttgttaggatccgatgaactttgagtttatgatcggatctattttatccatgaaatttatttgagttttgatctcttatatgcatcattgcttatagcctcgtatttattcttagaatctttggtttagttaggccaactagatcgatttttcttgctatgggaagaggtgctttgtgatgggttcgatcttacggtgctcaatcccagtgagagaaggggacatgacacgtatgtatcattgctattaaggataacaagatggggtctattcctacatgaatagatcttgtctacatcatgtcatcgttattattgcattactccgtttttccatgaacttaatacactagatgcatgctggatagctgtcgatgtgtagagtaatagtagtagatacaggcaggagtcggtctactaatcttggagatgatgcctatataatgataattgcctggatattgtcatgattatttgaagttctatcaattgctcgaaagtaatttgtttacccaccatatgctatttgtctcgagagaagccactagtgaaatctacggcccccgggtctcttctttatcatatttgctttccgatctattatttgccacttctattttcagatctattattccaaaaacccaaaaataccttgatgcaattttttgttatttattttatttcatgttccggcaagatctatttatccaatctactacaaaccaatctatcttttacccgggagggattggcaacccctcttacgcgtcgggttgcaagtatttgttctttgtgtgcaggttccttttacatagtgttgcatggttctcctactggttcgataaccttggtctcatttttgagggaaatacctaccgtagatgtgctgcatcatcccttcctctttggggaaaatactgacgcggacacgagccatcacccaccatatgctattttcaagagagaagactctagtgaaaactatggccccgggtctattttaatcatatataaaaatccaaaaatatcttgctgcagtttatttacctgtttttgtgtttttgtttatctatctatcactacgatatttgatccttgcaatttaccgccaagggattgataaccccttgtttgcgggtgcaagtatttgttattttgtgtgtaggtgttgttcatgaCGTGTTATATGGTTcttctactagattgataaccttggtcttaactgagggaaatacttagctcTACTGTATTGCATCATCCTCTACTCTTCGAAGAAATTTCAATGCAACTCACAAGTAGAAGGGCCCCTTCTAATCCAGAAAAAATAGTCAAAAAGTTTcatagcgtttggactccgtttgatactgattttctgaaaagccaaaaacaagtaaaaaacagcaactgacaatgggcactaggttaataggttagtcccagaaaatgatatataattgcataataaacatccaagattgatactataatagtatggaaaaataaaaaatatatagatacattggagacgtatcactttcccTCTTGGTCGTGTAGGTGGCGAGAGGTGTAGTGGCGGGTGGCTCAGGCGCGCTCTCTGTCATTGGCAATAGTGATGCCCCGATCTGGACCTAGGGAGCAGGTCTCATCGCGCTTGTCCTAGAGACCTCATGGTGGCACGGGGGAGCTTCCGAGCGAAAGCTTTGCTTGTTGTCGCCGACGACGGCGATGCTCACGGGTGCCACACTCTTCTCGAAGACATCGTCGTGGTGCTCCTCTTCGTGCCAGGGCTCTGGGTGCAGAACCTTGTCCATTTTAGACTCGAGAACAACGACTCTTAGAGCCGTTCTCCCTCCCTAGGGTGTTGTTGCGAAGCTTAGGTGTTATAGGGTGTAGTGTGCCATTGTACCCAGTTATCCATATGTTCTCTTTCGGTAGCGTAGTCGCTTGTGTTCTGTGTGATCCAATTATCCTGGGATCAGCGTTGTATGAAAGGGCTACGTCATCATGTTGTATTGTTCTGACGTGTACTTTGTTTGGTTGTTACCTTATATATAAAGTAGGGTGAAAGCCTATTTCAAGAATATGGCTGCAAACTGAGCATAGCTTAGAAGGTCAAGTTGGAACCTAACCCACTCAGATTTTCGTTCTATACTTGGCACATGTGTCCACATTTTCTTGAATATTGCCCTGTCTTCCCCCCTATGTTCGCTTAGGGGGAAACAATGTCCCAGTCGCCTACAAGGCTCATGCGGTGACTTTATCAATTTTAAGATTTATTGGATCGGTCTCTTAAAAGCGCCATAAAGTAAAGTGTGTGGGTGCATCCCAGAAATTCACAGGGTCACGCACCTGCCAAGCCATGTACGACTGCTTGATTGCCGCGCAATTCGCAAAATAGTTGAATCACGCATGAGGACACAATAAGTTTTAAGTTTTAGTCATTGAAACTTATGACTTCTTATCTGAAATTACTAAGTTTTATGAGTTGAAACTTAACATTCATTTTAAAAGTCATCAAAACATATTTAAAATGGGTCTTATTTAAAAGCCCTCGTTGCGAGAAACACGAATATGAAAACCAAATTTTATTTGAAATGTTCATTCAAAAGATataaaaataaaaatcaaataaaacagGTGCGGGGACTCGGTGCCCCCGCACTTGCGTGCCCTAAATCCGCTTCCCATCCCGGGCAACAAGGGCGAGGGTACGTGTATCTAAACGGATGCTTGTAGACGAAAAGGTTGACGGTGTGGCCACTATCCGCTTCTTCTTGAACATCACGATGAAAGCTAGTAGAATTTGTTATTCCTTTTATTTGATCAGTGTTTCTGGACATGAATTTTGTTTGCCTTCAGCATTTCCTTCCCAATAGGACCTCCCCCTAAGGTTATGTATAGGGCTACTGCTTGGATCcatatgtggtcgttactcactacTGTGAAAGCCAGAGAGACTTTGGTTACTAGCCTGTCCGATGAGAGATGATGGCTCGGAATATCTATAACCAATTTGGATGACGTTTCGGTAATAGGATAAGTGTTTAGTCATCTCATCTTATTTTCGCCGGTTGtggcattttttaattttttgtaagTTCTTTAGCTTTTTTGTAAGTTCTTTAGCTCTGAGCGAGCTTGTTGTTGATCTCAAACTTTTCGGATACTTTGTTTAATAAAGGGGCTACATGCGTCGCTCTgccggggtaatcctccttttctgaaaaataaaaaaaatgaaagccAGTAGAACATTGATTTTAGTTATCAATGACACCTTGGTCATATATAACTCGCGGAATATATAAGCAAATGTTTATTCCCGTAAGCTTGTCATGATCAAAAGTGACAACCTAGGATATCTGAACAAAGTGGGCAATAATAACGCGCGATATATTTTATAGTGCGATCGAGGCAGGGTGCGTCTGACCTGTGGCGCTGATGGCAATCCGCAATCCTGTCCGGGTCGACCTCTCGCTGACTGCAGATCTACAATCCGGTCTTGTGTCAATCGAGCGTGATGGAACTAGCTACTGAGCTAGTCTTGTCCGTGTTTCATGGTGCTGCGCGCGCAAGACCCCATTAGCCATCTATCTGGCTTTGGATATCACCCACCAGAGGATATGATATGGTACAAGAAAGAACATATCGAACTTTTGTTTTTAAATTGGCTGCTCTCGGTTGTTGCATTGCAAAATGTCTAGTCTGTCAAAATGTATTGTTCGAGTGGACACCGGACATCAAAGGGCTTTTTGTTTTTTGAAATAACATATGAACCAAAAAAAACAGAAATAACAGATACTactccgtcctataatataagacgcactagtgtcaaaaacgtcttaaattatgagacagagggagtgcATCGTTTGTGAGGAATGGTACAATTTGATTCATAGGCTCTTTTCTTTTTTTGCAGAGAGATTcataggctcctcaaaccaatcaaCAATAAAAGAAATCTAGCCAACCTAGTAAGCTCGTGCGCAACCTTATTTGCTTTTCTATCTTTTTCACGAAGACGCAAAGGTTGCGTATCTTTTTATTGATAGATAGAAGGACAATGAGTACAACCGAGgatacaacacatgacatgaacacAAGAAGGCATGCACATGGTACCCGGTGCAGAGAGAAGGGATGCTCAGCCCGAACAGGGAGAAACACACAGTTAAATCCACCAAGCCTAAAACTAGAGTAGTAGACCAAAAGAGCACAATATCAGTGGTAGGGCATGCGGTTGTGCAGTctaacgacccgagttcaattcctagaattgacaggtgatgcacaggggGTTCTCCCCcgtttattgaggatcaagtttggtGTATGGTAGAACCACTTATcaaaaaatatcttgatactcattttaAAAAATTTCGCGGACCAaatttatcttggtactcatactaaaatggccgtatgcattcCTAGTTGGTCcagaggccggggaagtgaaattcACCCCCATTTTTAAGGGTCCTATCCTCCCGTCCTCTCCTCCTGTGTCGGCCCTGCGCGGCGGCCggggggaaccctagcgccgccgcgtcctcgtccctcccccgacctctcctcctcgccgccgccggggcgcgccgccgggcaaagctcGGTCAGCGTCGGCGGCGGCATGATCTCTTCTCCCACGACTCGCTGGATCTGGCGCGGGCGGATCGCGACAGTTGTTGGCGGCGCGGGCTTGGGGGCGACGGCAGGGCTCACGCTCGCGGTTTCACCTGGTGTGCGTGGGAGTCCGCTCGGGGCGCCCGGCGGTGGCCCTTGGCaagcggtggcgggcgctgggctCTCGGCGGCCCTCCGGCGTGTGTAGGCGGCGGTGGTCCCTGTGCGCGGTCGGCGGCTCCTTCTCTGACTGggacggcgcgggggatggcggcggcccggcgtggccggcgatctggatgcggtggtgccggcggcTCGCTGATCTGCCGATGCCACAGGGttctgcctggtggtgctggtggtgacggcgaCCCGTGTacgagagttggatcccttcgaactgatctgggtgaaaacttgccttcggcgTCTGCTAAGGCTGGCGGTGGCGAcgctatctgcgtcgttcccttcttgaaggcatcgccgtggagaagttgaAGGCCACTTTCTCCTACTTCCGggaaaaaccctagatcggatgatcggatgacgaCGGTGCGCTGAtgtcgttcctcccttgggggcgtcattcttggaggtgcacacgtGATCAAGGGACCAGAGGACAGGTTCTTTGGTGGAGTGATgattcatcctacacactgatggcgacggatcttgacggcgtggcgcagtgcagattcggagttcgctgtgggaggatggactcgcgcaggaggacgacgttgtcgggtgtcgtggtggcgtcgatagcagagagacctggcacggtacatGCAACATTACAACTCTGAACATGGATTGgcggcaggtggctgcggcggcctcatacccggcaggcgtcctggttgaggagtgcgccggactggtaggtgccccatacccggcaggcgtcctggttgggacctcatgtcttagatgtttaggtttggctgcgatgtctgtttgttATTAGacccagactatctgcgccccttcatcaattggataggtgtagcaacAGTTGTTGCTTaaacggtggctttagtcttgctgttgtttggctttataaggtcttgtgagaataattaataaaataaatgtatgcatcgttcagatgcagaggccggggatcatcctctttttctaaaaaaaacatctttaattccaACACCGAAGATTCCGTGAGTGAGCAAGATAGCGCCTGATAGAAAAGCAATAACGCAGGTGTTTGTGCTTGTTTTGTCATTGGATTGACATAATATATTAGTATAAAAAAATTACCTTCATGGTACAATATCAAGCAAGACATTTGGGATGCCTACGACCCACACAAGaaagaaataagaagaagaaaattgaCATAGCCAACAACTTGCAAAAGACCAGCAATAACGTCATCAACCATCCTTGACAACACACGAGGTACGAGAAAGATTTCTCAAAAACAACGCCAACAAGAAGATAACGGCGCTCAAACGCAATCGTCACGGGATCCAACCACTGCAAGTAAGATTGAGTATTTTTCATCACTTGTATCAAAGCAATCCAAGGATGGGATAGTATATTACAAACATGACAAACCAGAATTAAGAGCATCACACCATTCAGCATGAATGATGAGCCATCTCAAAAACAAAGAATTAAGAGCATCACACAGTATGAACCAACACCCTGCAGTACACCACAGTAGCTACTACTGTAGTTAATTACACGCACGCCATGCATGTACACGTCTGTCTCACGAAATTGCAACGTCGCACGGCACGCCCCGGAAGGATTTTGCCGACGACGGCGACAAGCCGATGACCACCGGGGAGCAGACCGCCCGCATGTTGTAGTGCCTGGACTTGACGCCGCCAACCAGGAAATGGACGATCGCGGTGACGCGCACCTCCACGCCCACCTCGCCGTCGGAGCGGTCGTGCTCGAGCTCCCGCGCGGTCCAGTCGGGCACCGGCGCCGACCGCGCCACGGCGCGCACCTCGAGCCGCGTCTCGTTCCTGCTGGGCTGGTGGAAGTCCGGCACGTCGGCGACCGCCAGCTGAGGCGCCACCTCGCCCGCGCCGTAGTGCACGTAGACGGCGACCGACCTGTAGCGCATGGACACGCGCCGGTTCGGGTTGTCGGCCGCGAGGGTGAGGTAGAAGGAGGCGTTGAgcgtggcgccgccgccgccgccgggcggcGACGTGACGTTGAAGTGCCGCACGGCGGCACGCGCGACGCTGTACTCGATGGGCTTGGGGCGGACGACGAGCCAGAAGACGAGGACGCCGAGGCCGGCGAGGAGCACGGTGACGACCAGCGCGGCCACGATGCAGCGGAGCACGGCCACCCGCCTGGCgctccccgtcgtcgccggcatcgCGGTGCCCACCGTAGCTGCGCGCGGCGTATATACTTTCTGCCACCGACGTACGTAGCAGCTATTGTTGCGTCGACGCGTGCACCGTCACCACGGCTAGTCGGCTATGCTTTGTATagagagggagaggggatcggAGAAAGAGTGCAATGTACTGTACTGTAGTACGACGGTGCTGTATGATCGATCGAGTCCGCGCGAGTTGCTTCTTTGGCGGGAAAAGAATCGAAGACGCAAAGCATCAAGCATGCACAGGGTGTGCCGGGTGCTTCAAAAGTCGTGCTCCGTTCGCTTTCGGTTTCTTTGCTCCTTTCCTCTGGACGGAGGGATTCCATTTCCAGCTAATATTCCTCTCTGCGCGCTCAAGGAATTTTCAGTGGGAGAAGCAGAGGGGAGCAGAGAATGAGCGGCTCGGTATATGTTTTCGATAATTAACCACTAATTTCTGTGGCAAGCTTAACGCGCCCTGCTCTGGTTGAAGAAAACTTCATCCAAAAGTTCAGGCAAAATCGACAGTATATGGTTGTGAATTTTGGCCAAACATATGAAAACACAACCCTTCTAGCTTCTAGGCTCAACAGGAAATATAATGTTTCATTTGCACacaaaaaactactccctcctatCCAAAATAGGTGTCGCAGTTTTGAATAAACAGGGACACTTATTTCAgatcggagggagtactgtatATTTTGGCAACGTTTTTTTTAAAGTAATTTTGGCCAAGTTTGTAGAGAGAAAATATATACATCTTAAATAAATATACAAATTGCTTAAGATTAGGAGATTAGCGAAACTTCGGTAGTAGTACTCACGGActcggctcccctgacgtactgcagggcgcagttgggccactgacaggtgggggcccacctgtcagtggcccaaCTGCGCCCTGCAGTACGTCAGAGGAACCTCGTCCAGTACTCACAGCTGAAGTAGACTAAACCCTCCAAAAGAAGACTACTAGTAGTACCTAGAGTAACACGACGACACAAGTACAGTTCAGCGGTCACACCGTATACATGACCTAAAGAAAGTAACATCCATATGCACTAGCTTAACCAATTTGGACAACACGCAGCTAATTAGCTTCTAGCTAGCCGTAGTAGTCAGCTCGAAGTGGCGTGCAGAAAGTGGCAGCTAGCTTAGCCATCTCCTC is from Triticum aestivum cultivar Chinese Spring chromosome 1B, IWGSC CS RefSeq v2.1, whole genome shotgun sequence and encodes:
- the LOC123091810 gene encoding uncharacterized protein At1g08160-like, whose translation is MPATTGSARRVAVLRCIVAALVVTVLLAGLGVLVFWLVVRPKPIEYSVARAAVRHFNVTSPPGGGGGATLNASFYLTLAADNPNRRVSMRYRSVAVYVHYGAGEVAPQLAVADVPDFHQPSRNETRLEVRAVARSAPVPDWTARELEHDRSDGEVGVEVRVTAIVHFLVGGVKSRHYNMRAVCSPVVIGLSPSSAKSFRGVPCDVAIS